One genomic window of Azospirillum sp. TSH100 includes the following:
- the flgB gene encoding flagellar basal body rod protein FlgB, producing MDLGNLGLFKLMSRKMDWLTQRQEVLSQNIANADTPEYKSRDLKPFSFRDALSDSRRLTPVATNASHLAGTRGAGGMAQEQKVRDPYETAPDGNNVVLEDQMMRMSQSSMDYQTITNLYKKQVAMIKSAIRSGS from the coding sequence ATGGACCTCGGAAATCTCGGACTCTTCAAGCTGATGTCGCGCAAGATGGACTGGCTGACCCAACGCCAGGAAGTCCTGTCGCAGAACATCGCCAATGCCGATACGCCGGAATACAAGAGCCGTGACCTGAAGCCATTCAGCTTCCGCGATGCGCTGAGCGACAGCCGGAGGCTGACCCCGGTGGCGACCAACGCATCCCATCTGGCCGGCACCCGCGGTGCCGGCGGCATGGCTCAGGAGCAGAAGGTGCGCGATCCGTACGAGACGGCGCCTGACGGCAACAATGTCGTGCTGGAAGACCAGATGATGCGGATGAGCCAGAGTTCGATGGATTACCAGACCATCACCAACCTGTATAAAAAGCAGGTGGCGATGATCAAGTCGGCGATCCGTTCAGGCAGCTGA
- a CDS encoding flagellar biosynthetic protein FliQ — protein sequence MNETEVIELCRTSIVTLVIVCGPILVIMMVLGTVISIFQAVTQISEQTLAMVPKVLLVFGLSILLMPFMLGKLTEFFEHEVADRIVAIGVGATDNGGAPFTPGTGITPAPAPTAAAAGQ from the coding sequence ATGAACGAGACCGAAGTCATCGAGCTTTGCCGCACCTCGATCGTCACATTGGTGATCGTCTGCGGGCCGATCCTGGTCATCATGATGGTGCTCGGCACCGTCATCTCCATCTTCCAGGCGGTCACCCAGATCAGTGAGCAGACGCTCGCCATGGTGCCGAAGGTGCTGCTGGTCTTCGGCCTCAGCATTTTGCTGATGCCCTTCATGCTGGGCAAGCTGACCGAGTTCTTCGAGCATGAGGTCGCCGACCGCATCGTCGCCATCGGCGTCGGCGCCACCGACAATGGCGGCGCCCCCTTCACGCCCGGTACCGGCATAACGCCTGCTCCGGCCCCGACCGCCGCCGCGGCGGGCCAATGA
- a CDS encoding flagellar biosynthetic protein FliO: MDLDQYIRFLMALVFVVALIMVVAWVMRRAGMAGGTVRGRTRQRRLSVVETLPIDAKRRLILVRRDDREHLILLGANGDLLVDSAPAGGFDSALAGTDAGPAETGALGSEAR, encoded by the coding sequence ATGGATCTCGACCAGTATATCCGCTTCCTGATGGCGCTCGTCTTCGTCGTGGCGCTCATCATGGTCGTCGCCTGGGTGATGCGCCGGGCCGGCATGGCCGGCGGCACGGTGCGCGGACGCACCCGCCAGCGCCGGTTGAGCGTGGTGGAGACCCTGCCGATCGACGCCAAGCGCCGGCTGATCCTGGTGCGCCGCGACGATCGCGAGCATCTGATCCTGCTGGGGGCCAACGGGGACCTGCTGGTCGACAGCGCCCCGGCCGGCGGGTTCGACAGCGCACTCGCCGGAACGGACGCCGGCCCCGCCGAGACCGGCGCCCTGGGGAGCGAGGCGCGATGA
- a CDS encoding fasciclin domain-containing protein yields the protein MKKVATVAIATLLFAGCANAAMEKMVGGAPMYPSKTIVENASQSKDHTTLVAAVKAAGLVDTLSGKGPFTVFAPTNEAFAALPAGTVDTLLKPENKGQLTKVLTYHVIPGKLDAKDIVADIKKGNGKAMLKTVEGMPLTFTQSGDAVMVADASGNTARVTIADVQQSNGVVHVIDKVLLPK from the coding sequence ATGAAGAAGGTTGCCACCGTGGCGATCGCCACCCTTCTTTTTGCCGGTTGCGCCAATGCCGCCATGGAGAAAATGGTCGGGGGGGCGCCGATGTACCCCAGCAAGACCATCGTCGAGAACGCGTCCCAGTCGAAGGACCACACCACGCTCGTCGCAGCCGTGAAGGCCGCCGGGTTGGTCGACACGCTGAGCGGCAAGGGCCCCTTCACCGTCTTCGCCCCGACCAATGAGGCCTTTGCCGCCCTGCCCGCCGGCACCGTCGACACCCTGCTGAAGCCGGAGAACAAGGGCCAGCTGACCAAGGTACTGACCTATCACGTCATTCCCGGAAAGCTGGACGCCAAGGACATCGTGGCGGACATCAAGAAGGGCAACGGCAAGGCGATGCTGAAGACGGTGGAAGGCATGCCGCTGACCTTCACACAGTCCGGCGATGCCGTGATGGTCGCCGATGCCTCCGGCAACACCGCCCGTGTGACCATCGCCGACGTCCAGCAGTCGAACGGCGTCGTGCACGTCATCGACAAGGTTCTGCTGCCGAAATAA
- a CDS encoding lipopolysaccharide assembly protein LapB — MTDRSAHRRKRWLRGCAAAVALLAVPVLLSPMAADAASVPVRGGSHKDFGRLVFDWPGKVDFTAAVEGDRLVISFTETIDAPLDRLVRALPDYLAAGRVEADGKTVSFDLKRPVALKSFRNGNAVAIDLSPAPAGGPPQQAAAKSESATPAPVPAPAKAEAVKPVPSAGRLRVKGADQPDQSRLTFDWPTPVGYKVSRDGAAVTVAFDKGGTADLSGLPKTPLRNIRNIESYRQPDGSLAVTLAVPQDAEVNDSASGKSMVLSVGNPGSRAGLPKSEGASSQSAPAGNQGTSQPAPVKDAVKEGGKDAPTVASATSGRSAASTSATPPATTAAPPADAKTAPAAPADAKAQPAAGPKGPMLTFDTGGPASIAVYPRAGQLYIVFDRPMPIGAGKLSGAGSELMGAVEPVPATGGSVFRTKIGPMVWPTVERQGTTWRILSSARPANMGSAGDLRVEPDPDFLLGARLLVRAPDAANVVQFADPDVGDRIQVVPLPSPGQGVPEPHRYPDLEVMASYQGVVVRPISDNVTVRTIKEGVELTTAGGLHISPAADAGNPAVAPPPSAPPPAAPQAAPQPVPAQLAAAPVPVPPPPGGASAAMEPPKAQPAQMQGRRLFNLPAWKRGDLDHFTEARQDLQLAVVNAPDSERAKAQLDLARFYFANGFGQETLGLLDVLQQNQPDLEGWPEFRALRGAARVLTGDLDGGETDLSIPALAGNPEANLWRAAIAADRRDWPKAMAGFKASGQILNSYPDPMLGKLGLRAAEAALETRDTATAKRLFDRVIEHGGPDQEENPQTQYLRGLLYAQTGEIDQARQQLTAAYNSYDRLYRAKAGLALTNLELSEGKMSPTAAAEQLAGLTFTWRGDDLEMQIRSRMGEVLIAGGEYAKGFNTMKETAALVADTPRAEAITKEMSRIFADLYKDGAQRLPTLDAMQLYDQFRELTPVGEAGDEIIRQLAERLISIDLLNRAADLLQHQVEYRLSGLDKARVGTRLASVRLLDNKPEEALKALELSNVAGLPADLAAERRLMQAKALAELNRGDEAMQLLAQDDSTNANLLRVDIAWKGQKWDAAALALNKVIGPPPGPGKPFDPNMSQLVLNRAVALALAGDGNGLNLLKKDFEGSMKGGPNEDAFRILTRPEQAMGLIDVGTIRSRVAEVDMFKKFLKQYRGGKQPTDKPTS; from the coding sequence GTGACGGACCGGTCGGCCCATCGAAGGAAGCGTTGGCTGCGCGGCTGTGCCGCCGCGGTGGCGCTGCTTGCCGTGCCGGTCCTGTTGTCGCCCATGGCTGCGGACGCCGCCTCGGTACCGGTGCGCGGTGGTTCCCACAAGGATTTCGGCCGGCTGGTCTTCGACTGGCCGGGCAAGGTCGATTTCACCGCAGCGGTCGAGGGCGACCGGCTGGTCATCAGCTTCACCGAGACGATCGACGCCCCGTTGGACCGGCTGGTTCGGGCGCTGCCCGACTATCTGGCCGCGGGGAGGGTGGAGGCCGATGGCAAGACCGTCTCCTTCGACCTGAAGCGTCCGGTCGCGCTGAAGAGCTTCCGCAACGGCAACGCCGTCGCCATCGACCTGTCGCCCGCCCCGGCGGGGGGGCCGCCGCAGCAGGCGGCCGCCAAGAGCGAGAGTGCGACGCCCGCGCCTGTTCCCGCGCCCGCGAAGGCGGAGGCTGTGAAGCCGGTGCCGTCGGCCGGACGGTTGCGTGTAAAGGGAGCGGACCAGCCCGACCAGAGCCGCCTGACCTTCGATTGGCCGACGCCGGTCGGCTACAAGGTGAGCCGCGACGGTGCGGCAGTGACGGTCGCCTTCGACAAGGGCGGCACCGCCGACCTGTCGGGCCTGCCGAAGACGCCCCTGCGCAACATCCGGAACATCGAATCCTACCGCCAGCCCGACGGATCGCTGGCGGTGACGCTTGCCGTGCCGCAGGACGCCGAGGTGAACGACAGCGCGTCCGGCAAGTCGATGGTGCTGTCCGTCGGGAATCCCGGCTCCCGCGCCGGCCTACCCAAGAGCGAGGGTGCGTCTTCCCAAAGCGCTCCGGCCGGAAACCAGGGGACCAGCCAGCCGGCACCGGTGAAGGACGCCGTGAAGGAAGGTGGCAAGGACGCGCCCACGGTGGCATCGGCGACCTCTGGCCGCTCGGCCGCCTCCACATCTGCCACCCCTCCTGCCACCACCGCCGCGCCGCCGGCCGACGCCAAGACCGCGCCCGCAGCGCCTGCTGATGCGAAGGCACAACCGGCGGCCGGTCCGAAGGGGCCGATGCTGACCTTCGATACGGGCGGGCCGGCCTCCATCGCGGTCTATCCGCGGGCGGGCCAGCTGTATATCGTCTTCGACCGGCCGATGCCGATCGGCGCCGGCAAGCTCAGCGGAGCGGGGTCGGAACTGATGGGCGCGGTGGAGCCGGTACCGGCGACCGGCGGCAGCGTCTTCCGCACCAAGATCGGCCCAATGGTGTGGCCGACGGTGGAGCGGCAGGGCACCACATGGCGCATCCTGTCCTCCGCCCGCCCCGCCAACATGGGCAGTGCCGGTGACCTGCGGGTGGAGCCCGATCCCGATTTCCTGCTCGGCGCCCGGCTGCTGGTGCGGGCGCCCGATGCGGCCAATGTGGTGCAGTTCGCCGACCCCGATGTCGGCGACCGTATCCAGGTGGTTCCACTGCCCAGTCCCGGGCAAGGCGTGCCCGAACCCCACCGCTACCCGGATCTGGAAGTGATGGCCTCCTACCAGGGCGTGGTGGTGCGGCCGATCTCCGACAATGTGACGGTGCGGACGATCAAGGAAGGGGTGGAACTGACCACAGCCGGCGGCCTGCACATCTCGCCGGCCGCCGATGCCGGCAATCCGGCAGTCGCACCGCCTCCCTCTGCCCCGCCGCCTGCCGCGCCGCAGGCGGCTCCGCAGCCGGTTCCGGCACAGCTGGCCGCGGCGCCAGTTCCGGTTCCGCCGCCCCCCGGCGGCGCGTCGGCGGCTATGGAGCCGCCCAAGGCGCAGCCCGCCCAGATGCAGGGGCGCCGGCTGTTCAACCTGCCGGCCTGGAAGCGTGGCGACCTCGACCATTTCACCGAGGCGCGGCAGGACCTTCAGCTTGCCGTCGTCAACGCGCCGGATTCGGAGCGGGCCAAGGCGCAACTCGACCTCGCGCGCTTCTATTTCGCCAATGGCTTCGGACAGGAAACGCTCGGCCTGCTGGACGTGCTGCAACAGAACCAGCCCGATCTGGAAGGCTGGCCGGAGTTCCGGGCGCTGCGGGGTGCCGCGCGCGTGTTGACCGGCGATCTGGATGGCGGCGAGACCGACCTGTCGATCCCCGCGCTGGCCGGCAATCCGGAAGCCAACCTCTGGCGCGCCGCCATCGCCGCCGACCGCCGCGACTGGCCCAAGGCGATGGCCGGCTTCAAGGCATCCGGCCAGATCCTGAACAGCTATCCCGATCCGATGCTTGGCAAGCTCGGCCTGCGGGCGGCGGAGGCGGCGCTGGAGACGCGCGACACCGCCACCGCCAAGCGGCTGTTCGACCGCGTGATCGAGCATGGCGGCCCGGACCAGGAGGAGAACCCGCAGACCCAGTATCTGCGCGGCCTGCTTTATGCCCAGACCGGCGAGATCGATCAGGCGCGCCAGCAGCTGACCGCCGCCTACAACAGCTATGACCGGCTCTACCGCGCCAAGGCCGGGCTGGCGCTGACCAATCTGGAACTGTCGGAAGGCAAGATGTCGCCGACCGCGGCGGCGGAGCAGCTCGCCGGTCTGACCTTCACCTGGCGCGGCGACGATCTGGAAATGCAGATCCGCTCGCGCATGGGCGAAGTGCTGATCGCCGGTGGCGAATATGCCAAGGGTTTCAACACGATGAAGGAAACGGCGGCCCTGGTCGCCGATACCCCGCGGGCCGAGGCGATCACCAAGGAGATGTCGCGCATCTTCGCCGACCTGTACAAGGACGGGGCGCAGCGACTGCCGACGCTGGACGCCATGCAGCTCTATGACCAGTTCCGTGAACTGACCCCGGTGGGCGAGGCCGGCGACGAGATCATCAGGCAGTTGGCTGAACGGCTGATTTCCATCGACCTGCTGAACCGCGCTGCCGACCTGCTGCAGCATCAGGTGGAATATCGTCTGTCCGGTTTGGACAAGGCGCGGGTCGGAACGCGCTTGGCCTCCGTCCGGCTGCTCGACAACAAGCCGGAAGAGGCGCTGAAGGCGCTGGAGCTGTCGAATGTCGCCGGTTTGCCGGCCGATCTGGCGGCGGAACGCCGGCTGATGCAGGCCAAGGCGCTGGCCGAATTGAACCGCGGCGACGAGGCTATGCAGCTTCTTGCCCAGGACGACAGCACCAACGCCAACCTGCTGCGCGTCGACATCGCCTGGAAGGGGCAGAAGTGGGATGCGGCGGCGCTGGCGCTTAACAAGGTGATCGGGCCACCGCCAGGACCGGGCAAGCCGTTCGATCCCAACATGTCGCAACTTGTGCTGAACCGGGCCGTCGCGCTGGCATTGGCTGGGGACGGCAATGGGCTGAACCTGCTTAAGAAGGATTTTGAAGGGTCGATGAAGGGCGGGCCGAACGAGGATGCGTTCCGCATTCTGACCCGCCCCGAACAGGCGATGGGCCTGATCGACGTCGGCACGATCCGCTCCCGCGTCGCGGAAGTGGATATGTTCAAAAAGTTTTTGAAGCAGTATCGTGGCGGCAAGCAACCCACCGACAAGCCGACATCATAA
- a CDS encoding potassium transporter Kup: protein MTDTALKAAQPDTGKLATLTLGALGVVFGDIGTSPLYTLRECFGGEHGLPLTHDNVLGIMSLVFWSLVMVVTVKYVGFVMRADNKGEGGILSLLALASKTRPDASGRLTVLTALGLFGAALFYGDGMITPAMSVLSAVEGLGVAEPALESAVVPLTVAIVIALFAIQSHGTSRVGALFGPIMLAWFTTLGVLGLLEVIQQPSVLVAFNPFYAISFFANHGVAGFLVLGAVVLAVTGGEALYADMGHFGRRPIQVAWLAVVLPALLLNYLGQCALLLNDPTAVRSPFYLLAPDWALYPLIGLSTAAAVIASQAVISGVFSLTRQAVQLGLCPRLDIRHTSSEEEGQIYIPRANWGLLAAVLGLVLVFQSSSRLAAAYGIAVTGDMIITTTLFMVVARRRWNWSLPLCVAIGASFLTVEISFFAANAVKIPHGGWVPLVIACVTLGLMSTWRRGRAVLTKRLAEESLPLDAFIQRQAKKGEIHRVKGTAVFMTSSSNTVPIALLHNLKHNQVLHERVVFVTVVVDDVPRVPAKDRVLVEGLADGFYRITVRYGFSQEPNIPKALRLCKAFGLEFDVMATSFFLGRETLIPQMNSQMALWREKLFVVMSRTSVSATDFFKLPPNRVVELGTQVQL from the coding sequence ATGACTGATACCGCTTTGAAGGCCGCGCAGCCCGATACCGGCAAGCTCGCGACGCTGACCCTCGGCGCCCTGGGCGTCGTCTTTGGCGACATCGGCACCAGCCCCCTCTACACGCTGCGCGAATGCTTCGGCGGCGAACATGGGCTGCCGCTGACCCATGACAACGTGCTGGGCATCATGTCCCTCGTGTTCTGGTCGCTGGTGATGGTCGTCACCGTCAAATATGTGGGCTTCGTCATGCGGGCAGACAACAAGGGCGAGGGCGGCATCCTCTCCCTGCTGGCGCTGGCATCGAAGACGCGGCCCGACGCATCGGGCCGGCTGACCGTGCTGACGGCGCTGGGCCTGTTCGGCGCGGCACTGTTCTACGGCGACGGCATGATCACCCCGGCGATGTCGGTGCTGTCGGCGGTCGAAGGCCTGGGCGTGGCGGAACCGGCGCTGGAATCGGCGGTGGTGCCGTTGACCGTCGCCATCGTGATCGCCCTGTTCGCCATCCAGAGCCACGGCACCTCGCGCGTCGGCGCACTGTTCGGTCCGATCATGCTGGCCTGGTTCACCACGCTCGGCGTCCTGGGGCTGCTGGAAGTGATCCAGCAGCCGAGCGTGCTGGTCGCCTTCAACCCGTTCTATGCCATTTCCTTCTTCGCGAACCATGGCGTCGCCGGTTTCCTGGTTCTGGGCGCGGTGGTGCTTGCGGTGACCGGTGGCGAGGCGCTCTATGCCGACATGGGCCATTTCGGCCGCCGCCCCATCCAGGTGGCTTGGCTGGCCGTGGTGTTGCCGGCACTGCTGCTGAATTACCTGGGCCAATGCGCGCTTCTGCTGAACGACCCGACGGCGGTGCGCAGCCCCTTCTACCTGCTGGCTCCGGATTGGGCGCTCTATCCGCTGATCGGCCTGTCCACGGCCGCCGCCGTCATCGCCAGCCAGGCGGTGATCTCCGGCGTCTTTTCGCTGACCCGACAGGCGGTGCAGCTCGGTCTCTGCCCGCGCCTCGACATCCGCCACACCTCCAGCGAGGAGGAGGGGCAGATCTACATCCCCCGCGCCAACTGGGGCCTGCTGGCCGCGGTGCTCGGCCTCGTTCTGGTGTTCCAATCGTCCAGCCGTCTCGCCGCCGCCTATGGCATCGCAGTGACCGGCGACATGATCATCACCACCACCCTGTTCATGGTGGTCGCCCGCCGCCGCTGGAACTGGAGCCTGCCGCTCTGCGTCGCCATCGGCGCGTCCTTCCTGACTGTGGAGATTTCCTTCTTCGCCGCCAATGCGGTGAAGATCCCCCATGGCGGCTGGGTGCCGCTGGTGATCGCCTGCGTCACGCTGGGCCTGATGTCCACCTGGCGCCGCGGCCGGGCCGTGCTCACCAAGCGGCTGGCCGAGGAATCGCTGCCGCTCGACGCCTTCATCCAGCGGCAGGCAAAAAAGGGCGAGATCCATCGCGTGAAGGGAACCGCGGTCTTCATGACCTCCAGTTCCAACACCGTGCCGATCGCCCTTCTGCACAATCTGAAGCACAATCAGGTCCTGCATGAGCGCGTCGTCTTTGTCACCGTGGTGGTGGACGATGTGCCACGCGTCCCGGCAAAGGACCGCGTGCTGGTGGAGGGGCTGGCCGACGGCTTCTACCGCATCACCGTGCGCTACGGCTTCTCGCAGGAGCCGAACATCCCCAAGGCGCTGCGCCTGTGCAAGGCCTTCGGCCTGGAATTCGATGTGATGGCGACCTCCTTCTTCCTGGGCCGCGAGACGCTGATCCCGCAGATGAACTCCCAGATGGCGCTGTGGCGGGAAAAGTTGTTCGTCGTGATGTCGCGCACATCGGTCAGCGCCACCGATTTCTTCAAGCTGCCGCCAAACCGCGTGGTGGAGCTCGGCACACAGGTACAGCTGTAG
- the fliE gene encoding flagellar hook-basal body complex protein FliE, with protein sequence MINPLNAAAAYATTAAKTTGPGMAARDGASFGDVLEQAAKESIGTLKKSEDMSALAAVGKADLNDVVQAVTNAEVTLQTVTAVRDKVLNAYQEILRMPM encoded by the coding sequence ATGATCAATCCGCTGAACGCCGCCGCGGCCTACGCCACCACCGCCGCCAAGACGACCGGCCCCGGCATGGCCGCCCGCGACGGTGCATCCTTCGGCGACGTGCTGGAACAGGCGGCCAAGGAGAGCATCGGCACCCTGAAGAAGAGCGAGGACATGTCGGCTCTGGCCGCCGTCGGCAAGGCTGATCTGAACGACGTCGTCCAGGCGGTGACCAACGCCGAGGTGACCTTGCAGACTGTGACCGCCGTGCGCGACAAGGTGCTGAACGCTTATCAGGAAATCCTGCGCATGCCGATGTGA
- a CDS encoding EscU/YscU/HrcU family type III secretion system export apparatus switch protein produces the protein MGTETLPRIVATGRGTVAEQILEVAFANGVKVREDADLVEILSAIEVDSDIPVEAIAAVAEILAHVYRANGTLPPEPRSEDFPEEDKP, from the coding sequence TTGGGTACGGAGACTCTGCCGAGGATCGTCGCCACCGGCAGGGGCACGGTGGCGGAACAGATCCTCGAGGTCGCCTTCGCCAACGGCGTCAAGGTGCGCGAAGACGCTGATCTGGTCGAAATCCTGTCCGCCATCGAGGTCGACAGCGATATCCCCGTCGAGGCCATCGCCGCGGTGGCGGAGATCCTGGCCCATGTCTACCGCGCCAACGGCACCTTGCCACCGGAGCCGCGATCCGAGGACTTTCCGGAGGAGGACAAGCCATGA
- the fliP gene encoding flagellar type III secretion system pore protein FliP (The bacterial flagellar biogenesis protein FliP forms a type III secretion system (T3SS)-type pore required for flagellar assembly.), whose amino-acid sequence MTRAILRRLESCWKPAAAGLALALAVGLALGLSAGPALAQSLTFDLGDAGGTATGRIVQTIGLITVLSLAPSILIMMTAFTRIVIVLSFLRNALGVQQVPPTTVMMSLALFLTFFVMAPVFERSYTQGIQPLMNQEIDEMEAFRRTVAPLRDFMLHHTAEKDLRLFMDMARIQSVPEANDMPLHVLVPAFMISEIKRGFEIGFLLFLPFLIIDMVVSSILMSMGMMMLPPTMVAIPFKIIFFVLVDGWYLIAGSLARSFGTL is encoded by the coding sequence ATGACGCGGGCAATCCTCCGCCGTCTCGAATCCTGCTGGAAGCCGGCCGCCGCCGGCTTGGCACTGGCGCTCGCCGTCGGCCTGGCATTGGGCCTCAGCGCCGGACCGGCGCTGGCGCAGAGCCTGACCTTCGACCTGGGCGATGCCGGCGGCACCGCCACCGGCCGCATCGTCCAGACCATCGGACTGATCACGGTGCTGTCGCTGGCGCCGTCGATCCTGATCATGATGACCGCCTTCACCCGCATCGTCATCGTGCTGTCCTTCCTGCGCAACGCGCTGGGCGTGCAGCAGGTGCCGCCGACCACGGTGATGATGTCGCTGGCGCTGTTCCTGACCTTCTTCGTCATGGCCCCGGTGTTCGAGCGCAGCTATACCCAGGGCATCCAGCCGTTGATGAATCAGGAAATCGACGAGATGGAGGCGTTCCGTCGCACGGTGGCACCGCTGCGTGATTTCATGCTGCACCACACCGCCGAGAAGGATCTGCGCCTGTTCATGGACATGGCACGCATCCAGTCGGTGCCGGAAGCCAACGACATGCCGCTGCACGTGCTGGTCCCGGCCTTCATGATCTCGGAGATCAAGCGGGGGTTCGAGATCGGCTTCCTGCTGTTCCTGCCCTTCTTGATCATCGACATGGTGGTGTCGTCGATCCTGATGTCGATGGGCATGATGATGCTGCCGCCGACCATGGTGGCCATCCCGTTCAAGATCATCTTCTTCGTGCTGGTCGACGGCTGGTATCTGATCGCCGGGTCGCTGGCCCGCAGCTTCGGAACGCTCTGA
- the flgC gene encoding flagellar basal body rod protein FlgC: MDLYKSMAVSASGMKAQGTRLKVISENLANANTTAETPGDLPYRRKTVIFKNELDRAMDVDKVRVAKVDVDKSDFQRRYDPSHPSADAEGYVLLPNVNSVVEAMDMREAQRSYEANLSAIDTARQMLTRTIDILRA, encoded by the coding sequence ATGGATCTCTACAAGTCGATGGCGGTTTCCGCCTCGGGCATGAAGGCGCAGGGTACGCGCCTGAAGGTCATTTCGGAGAATCTGGCCAACGCCAACACCACCGCCGAGACGCCGGGCGATCTGCCCTATCGCCGCAAGACGGTGATCTTCAAGAACGAGCTTGACCGGGCGATGGACGTCGACAAGGTCCGCGTCGCCAAGGTCGATGTGGACAAGAGCGACTTCCAGCGCCGCTACGACCCGTCCCACCCGTCGGCTGACGCCGAGGGCTATGTCCTGCTGCCCAACGTCAATTCGGTGGTCGAGGCGATGGACATGCGCGAGGCCCAGCGCAGCTATGAAGCCAACCTGTCGGCGATCGACACGGCGCGGCAGATGCTGACCCGCACCATCGACATCCTGCGCGCCTGA
- the fliR gene encoding flagellar biosynthetic protein FliR has translation MNVLQQFLGEQIFVWMLVFMRVGTAFSVMPTIGDAFVPTRTRLLFALAVSTLVAPTIRPMLPPMPGNPFQLLVLAASEMTIGIFMGTIARLLMGALEVAGTIISLQSGLANAQIFNPALATSGSLPGSLMGWLGLLLLFVTDLHHLLIMAVVDSYSTFTPGAAIPIDDMANVVGQLVSKTFMMGVQMSAPFLITGILFALALGLLNKLAPQVQVFQLFTSVQVLLGLFMFALTLGAMMLFWLSRFESTFIEFLKPL, from the coding sequence ATGAACGTCCTGCAACAGTTTCTGGGCGAACAGATCTTCGTCTGGATGTTGGTGTTCATGCGGGTGGGCACCGCCTTCAGTGTGATGCCGACCATCGGCGACGCCTTCGTGCCTACCCGCACGCGTTTGCTGTTTGCGCTGGCGGTCAGTACGCTGGTGGCGCCAACCATCCGGCCGATGCTGCCGCCGATGCCGGGCAACCCGTTCCAACTGCTGGTTCTGGCCGCCAGCGAGATGACCATCGGCATCTTCATGGGCACCATCGCCCGGTTGCTGATGGGGGCGCTGGAAGTCGCCGGCACCATCATCAGCCTTCAGAGCGGGCTGGCCAACGCGCAGATCTTCAACCCGGCTCTGGCGACGTCGGGGTCTTTGCCTGGTTCGCTGATGGGCTGGCTGGGGCTGCTGCTGCTGTTCGTCACCGACCTGCATCATCTGCTGATCATGGCGGTCGTCGACAGCTATTCAACCTTCACGCCCGGAGCGGCGATCCCGATCGACGACATGGCGAATGTGGTCGGGCAGCTGGTGTCGAAGACCTTCATGATGGGGGTGCAGATGTCCGCCCCCTTCCTGATCACCGGCATCCTGTTCGCGCTGGCGCTCGGGCTGCTGAACAAGCTGGCGCCGCAGGTGCAGGTGTTCCAGCTGTTCACCTCGGTCCAGGTGCTGCTGGGGCTGTTCATGTTCGCGCTGACGCTGGGGGCGATGATGCTGTTCTGGCTGTCGCGCTTCGAATCCACCTTCATCGAATTCCTGAAGCCGCTGTAG